From a single Drosophila sulfurigaster albostrigata strain 15112-1811.04 chromosome 3, ASM2355843v2, whole genome shotgun sequence genomic region:
- the LOC133843076 gene encoding probable isocitrate dehydrogenase [NAD] subunit alpha, mitochondrial, translated as MSRCLFPTVLRQQSLCRLQFSRHLATVESRLSSLPQIRSPLNHHRRLPPDERQQPARRQPCPRRGRGFRRDIPRVVEIREVLEPRPIAPPRESCVASAPPKNPKLPAKVAKGGASNRGGAGQGANNSAGSGGNLIKPIPVTLMAGDGIGPEISLAVLEVLKAVKAPLIFEPVDVTPVVNSKGIQTVPQAVIDSMKRTKLGLKGPLMTPVGTGFRSLNLILRVLFNLYANVRPCRSLAGVETVYGQVDVITIRENTEGEYSGIEHQLINGVVQSIKLITRAASVRVAEYCFQYALAMKRKKITAVHKRSSMRMSDGLFINCVREVAKKYEDQIKQAGIEYEEQAISEVCLKIVANPMQYDVLVMPNLYGDILSDTCAGLIGGLGLTPSGNIGINGAIFEAVHGTAPDIAGKDLANPTALLLSAAMLLRYVNLGSYADKIETAVVKTIKVDNIRTKDLGGKAKCSEYTKALIKNLG; from the coding sequence ATGTCTCGCTGTCTTTTCCCCACCGTCTTGCGGCAGCAATCTTTGTGCCGCTTGCAGTTCAGTCGCCATCTTGCCACAGTCGAAAGCCGTCTCTCAAGTCTGCCCCAAATACGTTCGCCGCTCAATCACCATCGTCGTCTGCCGCCCGATGAACGGCAGCAGCCAGCACGTCGCCAGCCGTGTCCTCGACGTGGACGCGGCTTTAGACGTGATATACCTAGAGTGGTGGAGATCAGGGAAGTGCTGGAGCCGCGTCCTATTGCGCCGCCCCGTGAAAGTTGCGTTGCCAGCGCGCCGCCAAAGAATCCCAAGCTGCCTGCCAAGGTGGCTAAAGGAGGTGCCTCAAATAGAGGAGGTGCAGGACAAGGTGCAAATAACTCCGCAGGAAGCGGCGGCAACTTGATTAAACCCATTCCAGTCACTCTCATGGCAGGCGATGGCATTGGCCCAGAGATCTCGCTGGCGGTGCTCGAGGTGCTGAAAGCAGTCAAAGCGCCGCTGATCTTCGAACCCGTCGATGTGACGCCCGTGGTCAATAGCAAAGGTATTCAAACGGTGCCACAAGCTGTGATCGACAGCATGAAGCGCACCAAACTGGGTCTTAAGGGACCTTTAATGACTCCCGTGGGTACAGGATTTCGCTCCTTGAATCTCATACTGCGTGTGCTCTTCAATCTCTATGCGAATGTGCGTCCTTGTCGCTCCCTGGCGGGTGTGGAAACCGTTTATGGCCAGGTCGATGTGATCACCATACGTGAGAACACAGAGGGAGAATATTCGGGTATTGAGCATCAGTTGATCAATGGCGTTGTGCAGAGCATCAAGTTGATCACACGCGCTGCTTCGGTGCGTGTTGCTGAGTATTGTTTTCAATACGCTTTGGCCATGAAGCGGAAGAAGATCACCGCGGTGCATAAGCGTTCTAGCATGCGAATGTCCGATGGTTTGTTCATCAATTGTGTGCGTGAAGTGGCCAAAAAGTATGAGGACCAAATCAAGCAAGCTGGCATCGAGTACGAGGAGCAGGCGATCAGTGAAGTTTGCCTCAAAATCGTGGCGAATCCCATGCAATATGATGTGCTCGTTATGCCCAATCTATATGGCGATATATTGTCGGATACGTGTGCTGGTTTGATCGGAGGTCTGGGTTTAACACCTTCGGGTAACATAGGCATCAATGGCGCCATCTTCGAAGCGGTTCATGGCACTGCGCCCGATATTGCTGGCAAGGATTTGGCGAATCCTACAGCCCTACTGCTCTCTGCTGCCATGCTGCTTCGCTATGTCAATCTGGGTTCTTATGCGGACAAAATTGAAACGGCTGTGGTCAAGACCATTAAGGTGGACAACATACGCACCAAAGATTTGGGCGGGAAAGCTAAATGTTCCGAGTACACAAAAGCGCTCATCAAGAATCTTGGCTAA